Proteins encoded in a region of the Augochlora pura isolate Apur16 chromosome 4, APUR_v2.2.1, whole genome shotgun sequence genome:
- the LOC144468934 gene encoding endochitinase-like, translating to MLTKFSVIAIFLAIAVSTFAENKIICYYEGWAKDNPGQGKFPITSLDVKLCTHVIYSFVGVKSSGEFKLLDDESDLPQFTKYVKGHGAKALLSVGGASEKSKKFSNIAADAESRSRFVQSAVHYLQKYNFDGLDVDWEYPNQNGGKKADKNNYVELLKELKSAFSKHQWSLSAAVGAEQDSASKSYKIRKIAEQLDFINVMTYDFNGYWNGYTGMNSPIYASERDAHDSYDWQLNINASIHYWLDQGAPAHKLILGVPFYGITFTLKDSSKHGLHAPTSGPGKKGPYTNDEGNIGYNEICVDLKNGGWTVVRDSKEDVPYAYKGKQWVSYDDPSSIKPKAEFAKHKNLGGVMIWSIDTDDFHGNCGPKNALLKTINDVLKN from the exons ATGCTTACGAAATTTTCGGTTATCGCCATCTTCTTGGCTATCGCAGTCTCAACATTCGCGGAGA ATAAAATCATCTGTTACTATGAGGGCTGGGCGAAAGACAATCCCGGACAAGGCAAGTTCCCAATCACCTCACTTGACGTGAAACTCTGCACCCACGTGATTTACTCCTTCGTCGGGGTGAAATCTAGCGGAGAGTTCAAGTTGCTCGATGACGAGTCCGATTTGCCGCAATTCACCAAATACGTGAAAGGCCACGGAGCCAAAGCTCTGCTTTCTGTCGGAGGGGCTTCCGAGAAGTCGAAAAAGTTCTCCAACATTGCCGCGGACGCAGAATCGCGTTCTCGGTTCGTGCAAAGCGCGGTACACTATCTTCAAAAGTACAACTTTGACGGATTGGACGTCGATTGGGAATATCCAAATCAAAATGGTGGAAAGAAGGCTGACAAGAACAACTACGTTGAGTTGTTGAAGGAACTGAAAAGCGCATTCTCCAAACACCAGTGGAGTCTCAGTGCCGCTGTCGGCGCCGAACAAGATTCCGCTTCGAAATCGTACAAAATCCGGAAGATCGCGGAACAGTTGGACTTCATTAACGTCATGACCTACGACTTTAATGGATATTGGAACGGTTACACCGGCATGAATTCTCCGATCTACGCATCTGAGAGAGACGCGCACGACAGCTACGACTGGCAATTGAATATT AACGCTAGCATTCACTATTGGCTCGATCAAGGTGCTCCGGCCCACAAGCTCATCCTTGGTGTACCGTTCTATGGAATAACGTTTACTCTGAAGGATAGCAGTAAGCATGGTCTTCATGCCCCTACATCCGGTCCCGGTAAAAAGGGACCGTACACTAACGACGAGGGTAACATTGGTTATAACGAGATATGCGTAGACCTGAAGAATGGCGGATGGACGGTCGTCCGAGATAGTAAGGAAGACGTGCCGTATGCGTACAAGGGTAAACAGTGGGTCAGCTACGATGATCCCAG CTCGATCAAGCCAAAGGCTGAATTCGCCAAGCATAAAAATCTCGGTGGTGTTATGATCTGGAGCATTGACACCGATGATTTCCATGGTAACTGTGGTCCCAAGAACGCTCTTCTCAAAACTATCAATGATGTTTTGAAGAATT AG
- the LOC144468824 gene encoding endochitinase-like, which translates to MRMKIAIIAIFLAIAASAFAENKIICYYESWAKYNPGPGKFPITSLDVNLCTHVIYSFIGVQRNGLFRLLDDASDLTHFANYVKSHGAKALLSVGGASEKSRRFSNIAADPASRARFVTSAVHHLQRHNFDGLDVDWEYPNQNGGREEDKNNYIQLLRELKNAFAEHHWSLSAAVGAEEDSASRSYKIREVAEQLDFINVMTYDFNGYWNGYTGMNSPLYASVRDSRDSYDWQLNINSSIHYWLNQGAPAHKLILGVPFYGITFTLKDAGQHHLHVPTSGPGIKGPYTNDEGNIGYNELCVELKNGGWTVVRTRYEKVPYAYKGNQWISYDDPRSIRHKAGFAKHHNLGGVMIWSVDTDDFHGNCGPKNALLHAINGVLRN; encoded by the exons ATGCGTATGAAAATTGCGATTATCGCCATCTTCTTGGCTATCGCGGCCTCAGCATTCGCGGAGA ATAAAATCATCTGCTACTATGAAAGCTGGGCGAAGTACAATCCCGGACCAGGCAAATTCCCAATCACCTCTCTTGACGTGAATCTCTGCACCCACGTGATTTACTCTTTCATCGGGGTCCAACGTAACGGATTGTTCAGGTTGCTTGACGATGCGTCCGATTTGACACACTTCGCAAACTACGTGAAGAGTCACGGTGCCAAAGCCTTGCTTTCCGTCGGCGGAGCCTCCGAAAAGTCGAGGAGGTTCTCCAATATCGCCGCGGACCCAGCATCGCGTGCTCGTTTTGTGACCAGCGCAGTCCACCACCTCCAGAGGCATAACTTTGACGGACTGGACGTTGACTGGGAGTATCCTAATCAAAATGGTGGCAGGGAAGAAGACAAGAATAACTACATTCAATTGTTGAGGGAACTGAAAAACGCGTTCGCCGAACACCACTGGAGTCTCAGTGCTGCTGTCGGTGCCGAAGAAGATTCCGCTTCGAGATCGTACAAAATCCGGGAGGTCGCGGAACAGTTGGACTTCATTAACGTCATGACCTACGACTTTAATGGATACTGGAACGGTTACACCGGCATGAATTCTCCACTCTACGCATCTGTTAGAGACTCGCGCGACAGCTACGACTGGCAATTGAATATT AACTCTAGCATTCACTATTGGCTCAATCAAGGTGCTCCGGCCCACAAGCTCATCCTGGGAGTGCCATTCTACGGAATAACCTTCACCCTGAAGGACGCCGGCCAACACCATCTTCATGTCCCCACATCTGGCCCTGGGATAAAGGGACCATACACTAACGACGAGGGTAACATTGGTTATAATGAGTTGTGCGTAGAGCTCAAGAATGGTGGATGGACTGTCGTCCGAACTCGTTACGAAAAAGTGCCGTATGCGTACAAGGGTAACCAGTGGATCAGCTACGATGATCCCAG aTCAATCAGACACAAAGCTGGATTCGCCAAGCACCACAATCTCGGTGGTGTGATGATTTGGAGCGTTGATACCGATGATTTCCATGGTAATTGCGGTCCCAAGAACGCACTTCTCCATGCTATCAATGGGGTTTTGAGGAATT AG
- the LOC144469160 gene encoding chitinase-3-like protein 1 isoform X1, with protein sequence MFKVAFLVAFIATIVANVQAEKKIVCYFGSWTIYRPGDGKIDINDINPNLCTHMIYSFIGINTDGTVRVMDAWADLPDGGGKDGFGKFVARSKQGGAKAMIAIGGWNEGSIKFSQVVANPGIRSNFVQNVVKFLQQYNFDGFDVDWEYPNQRGGQPNDRQNFVALLRELRQALDSHGYILSVAVGAAEKSASQSYIINQVAQYVHFINLMAYDMNGSWNNWAGLNAPLYPASRESGDQAKLNVDSSVRYWLSQGAPADKLVLGIPSYGRTFTLANPSNNGIGAPASGPGAAGPYTREAGMLGYNEICESLRKGGWDVRREPQQRVPYIVKGNQWIGYDDVESVREKCIYANNQGLAGVMMWSVETDDFRGICGQKYPLLTTMNEVMNGRVPSDPNPPPTPKPTPAPTPKPPNPPASGICQKEGYIRDPQDCSVFYNCVNQGGKLVSYRFQCPDGLVFDPTIIGCNYRDKVPGC encoded by the exons ATGTTCAAGGTAGCGTTTTTAGTCGCTTTCATAGCGACTATCGTCGCCAATGTCCAAGCTGAAA AGAAGATCGTTTGCTACTTCGGTAGCTGGACCATTTATCGTCCAGGGGACGGGAAGATTGATATAAACGACATCAACCCTAATCTTTGCACGCACATGATCTACAGTTTCATTGGTATTAACACGGATGGCACTGTCAGAGTTATGGATGCTTGGGCTGATTTGCCCGATGGTGGCGGCAAAGACGGCTTTGGCAAGTTCGTCGCTCGCAGCAAACAGGGAGGTGCCAAGGCTATGATCGCCATCGGAGGCTGGAACGAGGGCTCTATTAAGTTCTCCCAAGTAGTTGCGAATCCGGGTATCCGGTCCAATTTTGTCCAAAATGTGGTCAAATTCCTGCAACAATACAATTTCGACGGTTTCGACGTTGACTGGGAGTACCCTAATCAACGCGGTGGTCAACCAAATGACCGACAGAATTTTGTGGCTCTATTGAGGGAGCTGAGACAAGCTTTAGATAGCCACGGTTATATCCTCAGTGTGGCCGTTGGTGCCGCCGAGAAGTCTGCTTCTCAATCCTATATCATTAATCAAGTTGCTCAGTATGTTCACTTCATCAACTTGATGGCTTATGACATGAACGGATCCTGGAACAACTGGGCTGGTCTCAACGCCCCTCTCTACCCTGCCTCGCGCGAGTCAGGGGATCAGGCCAAACTCAACGTT GACTCTTCCGTCCGCTACTGGCTCTCTCAAGGTGCCCCAGCTGACAAGCTCGTTCTTGGTATTCCATCCTACGGAAGAACCTTCACTTTGGCGAACCCCAGCAACAACGGTATAGGTGCTCCAGCGTCTGGTCCCGGAGCTGCTGGTCCGTACACCAGAGAAGCAGGCATGCTCGGCTACAACGAAATTTGCGAATCTCTTCGCAAAGGTGGTTGGGACGTTCGCAGAGAACCTCAACAACGTGTGCCTTATATTGTCAAAGGGAACCAATGGATTGGATACGATGATGTCGA ATCCGTTCGCGAGAAGTGTATCTACGCCAACAATCAGGGTCTCGCCGGTGTCATGATGTGGAGCGTTGAAACCGACGATTTCCGTGGTATCTGTGGACAAAAATACCCTCTTTTGACTACTATGAACGAAGTTATGAATGGCCGCGTACCTAGTGATCCTAATCCACCCCCAACGCCAAAACCTACGCCAGCACCTACTCCAAAACCGCCCAATCCACCGGCGTCAGGAATCTGTCAGAAGGAAGGATATATTCGCGATCCTCAAGACTGCTCCGTTTTCTATAATTGCGTGAATCAGGGTGGAAAATTGGTGTCATACAGGTTCCAATGTCCAGACGGCCTCGTCTTCGACCCGACTATCATCGGCTGCAACTACAGAGACAAAGTACCGGGTTGCTGA